In Bacillus sp. 2205SS5-2, the following are encoded in one genomic region:
- a CDS encoding homoserine dehydrogenase gives MESLSVGLFGLGTVGCGVVKVIENHQDKLIHQVGCPVKIKRALVQDLNKDRDVFVPEGFLTDNPEDILLDPEIDIIVEVMGGVEETKNYLSVALQQKKHVVTANKDLMAVHGPELLVLASEHACDLFYEASVAGGIPILRSLVDGLASDRIAKMMGIVNGTTNFILTKMTKEARSFEDVLSEAQQLGYAEANPAADVEGLDAARKMAIMSTLGFSMKIDLDDVEVKGITDVTDDDLFYGKQFGYTMKLIGYAHRDGDSVEVSVQPTLIADSHPLASVNDEFNAVYVYGEAVGETMFYGPGAGSMPTATAVVSDLVGVMKNMRLGVNGKSAVMPQYRKQLKKKAEKVSKFFIRFSIQDEVGVMAQVTTIFAKFGVSLEKVLQHPLADGKAEIVLVTHHASLEAFDRIMEELKEVAAVLKVDSTYRVEEGNLK, from the coding sequence ATGGAATCATTATCTGTCGGATTATTCGGATTAGGTACAGTAGGCTGTGGAGTTGTTAAGGTTATTGAAAATCATCAAGATAAGCTTATTCATCAGGTAGGATGTCCCGTGAAAATAAAGAGAGCCCTCGTTCAGGATTTAAACAAGGATAGAGATGTTTTCGTTCCTGAGGGGTTCTTAACCGATAATCCTGAGGACATTTTACTCGATCCTGAGATTGACATTATTGTAGAAGTGATGGGTGGAGTAGAAGAGACCAAGAATTACTTGAGCGTCGCGCTACAACAAAAAAAACATGTCGTAACGGCGAATAAAGATTTGATGGCTGTTCATGGTCCAGAACTATTAGTACTTGCGTCAGAGCACGCTTGTGATTTGTTTTATGAAGCAAGTGTGGCAGGAGGAATTCCAATTTTGAGAAGCTTAGTTGACGGGTTAGCCTCGGATCGAATTGCGAAAATGATGGGAATAGTCAACGGGACCACCAATTTTATCTTAACTAAAATGACGAAAGAAGCTCGTTCCTTTGAGGACGTCCTCTCTGAAGCTCAGCAATTAGGGTATGCCGAGGCGAACCCGGCAGCCGATGTAGAAGGGCTAGATGCTGCAAGGAAAATGGCGATTATGTCAACTTTAGGGTTTTCAATGAAAATTGATCTAGATGATGTTGAAGTAAAAGGAATCACTGATGTGACCGATGATGATTTGTTTTACGGAAAACAATTCGGCTATACGATGAAGTTAATTGGGTACGCCCATCGAGACGGGGATTCAGTGGAAGTGAGTGTTCAACCGACCCTGATTGCCGACTCGCACCCGCTAGCGTCGGTTAATGATGAGTTCAATGCAGTTTATGTATACGGTGAGGCCGTCGGCGAAACGATGTTTTACGGACCAGGAGCAGGTAGTATGCCAACAGCAACTGCGGTTGTATCCGATCTCGTTGGTGTTATGAAAAATATGCGACTCGGGGTGAACGGGAAAAGCGCTGTCATGCCTCAATACCGGAAGCAATTAAAGAAAAAAGCTGAAAAAGTTTCAAAATTCTTCATTCGGTTTTCAATTCAAGATGAAGTGGGAGTGATGGCACAAGTAACAACGATTTTTGCAAAGTTTGGTGTTAGTTTAGAAAAAGTGCTCCAACACCCATTGGCTGACGGAAAAGCGGAGATTGTTCTTGTCACTCACCATGCGTCACTCGAGGCGTTTGACCGAATCATGGAGGAGCTGAAAGAAGTTGCAGCAGTGCTAAAAGTGGATAGCACCTATCGTGTGGAAGAAGGAAACCTCAAGTGA
- the thrC gene encoding threonine synthase produces the protein MRNWQGLLKEYECLLPVTDLTPSLSLQEGNTPLIKLESLSLTLELNLYVKVEGANPTGSFKDRGMVLAVAKAKEAGSTTVICASTGNTSASAAAYAARAGMKCIVVIPQGKIAQGKLAQAVMYGAEIVAIDGNFDDALRIVKKLSETEPVTMVNSLNPYRLEGQKTGAFEICDALGYAPDVIALPVGNAGNISAYWRGFREYHKSKETGLPIMYGFQAQGAAPIVHNRIFPHPETIATAIRIGNPASWNQAIEAAAGSGGSIAEVSDAEIIHAYQFLAREEGIFAEPASCASLAGILKAHEQGRVKKDQTVVMVLTGNGLKDPETALQSSVIEPIDLPNDVVKVAQFIKERISV, from the coding sequence GTGAGGAACTGGCAAGGGTTACTGAAGGAATATGAGTGTTTATTACCCGTCACGGACCTAACACCCAGTTTATCTTTGCAAGAGGGGAACACGCCTCTAATTAAACTAGAAAGTCTATCCTTGACCTTGGAGCTTAACTTATATGTAAAAGTCGAAGGAGCTAATCCCACGGGATCCTTTAAGGATCGTGGGATGGTCTTAGCGGTAGCTAAAGCGAAAGAAGCAGGAAGCACAACAGTTATTTGTGCATCGACGGGCAACACATCTGCCTCAGCCGCAGCGTATGCTGCACGTGCAGGGATGAAATGTATTGTGGTCATTCCTCAGGGGAAAATCGCTCAAGGGAAATTGGCTCAAGCGGTGATGTACGGAGCGGAAATCGTTGCAATTGATGGGAATTTTGACGACGCGTTGCGAATTGTGAAGAAGTTAAGTGAGACAGAGCCTGTAACGATGGTGAATTCATTGAACCCATACCGTCTTGAGGGACAAAAAACAGGCGCATTTGAAATATGTGATGCACTTGGATACGCACCGGATGTGATTGCATTACCTGTAGGGAATGCCGGGAATATTTCGGCCTATTGGAGGGGGTTTCGTGAATACCATAAATCCAAAGAAACCGGATTGCCAATTATGTACGGCTTTCAAGCACAAGGTGCAGCACCAATTGTGCATAATCGAATTTTTCCGCATCCTGAAACGATTGCGACCGCTATTCGCATTGGAAACCCTGCGAGTTGGAATCAAGCGATAGAAGCTGCGGCAGGTTCAGGTGGATCCATTGCAGAAGTGAGTGATGCTGAAATCATTCATGCTTATCAGTTTTTAGCTAGAGAAGAAGGGATTTTTGCCGAACCAGCTTCTTGTGCTTCACTTGCAGGCATATTGAAAGCACATGAGCAAGGTAGAGTAAAGAAGGATCAAACTGTTGTGATGGTACTTACGGGAAATGGATTGAAAGACCCTGAAACGGCCCTTCAGTCTAGTGTAATAGAACCTATCGACCTTCCAAATGACGTAGTAAAAGTGGCTCAATTTATTAAAGAGAGGATTTCGGTATGA